GCGCACGCCGGCGCCGGCCACCAGCCCGGCCATCGGCTCGTCTTCCAGCTCGGCCAGCGCCACCCGCTTGCGGGTGGCAAAGCGGTGGCCGGGCGCCACGATCAGCGCAAGCGGTTCTTCATGCAGCAGCAGCCGCTGCGCCGGCACCGTCACCTGCGGGCCTACGCCGACCAGGGCCACGTCCAGGCGGCCTTCGCCCAGATCGTGCAGCAAGACCTCGCTCATGGCGGTGCGCAGATGCACGTCCACGCGCGCGTGCGCGGCGCGGAACTGGCGCAGCAACGCCGGCACCCGCACCGTGCTCAGCGAGGAGATCTGCCCCAGCGTCAGCTGCCCGCGCACGGTGCCCAGCGCCTGCGCCATTTCCTCGTGCAGGCGCTCGGCTGCGCGCAGGGTCTGGCGGGCGTTGTGCAGGAACACCTCGCCGGCGGCGGTGGGCCGGACCTGGCGCGGGCCGCGCTCGAACAGCCGCGCGCCCAGCGCTTCCTCGATCTTGGCCACCTGGTGGCTGAGCGCCGATTGCACGGTGTTGCAGCGGCGGGCGGCGGCGGTGAAGCCGCCTTCCTCGGCCACGGCCACGGCAAATTCCAATTGGCGCAGGGTCAGCATGCAATCTCGAAATGCGATGGGAGCAGTGAAAACAATACATTGGAAAGATGTCAATGCGCTGCCCACACTGCGCCCATTCCATCTGCAGGCCAAGGCCATGACCACCGACTCCACTCTCCATTCACCGCTGCCGCGCCGCCTGGTGCTGCTGATGGCCACCGCCACCGGGCTGGCAGTGGCCAGCAACTACTACGCGCAGCCCTTGCTGGAAACCCTGGCGCAGACCTTCGCCATCCAGGTCCGTAGCGCTGGCGCGGTGGTGACGGTGGCACAGCTGGCGTATGCAGCCGGCCTGTTGTTGCTGGTGCCGTTGGGCGACCGGCTGGAACGGCGCAGCCTGGTCGTTGGGCTGTTCGTGCTCAGCGCGCTGGGCCTGCTGGTGAGCGCCAGTTCGCACAGTTTCGCGATGTTGCTGGTTGGCACGATCGTGACCGGCGCCAGCTCGGTGGCGGCGCAGATCCTGGTGCCGTTTGCCGCCACCCTGGCTGCGCCGCAGGAGCGCGGGCGGGTGATCGGCACGGTGATGAGCGGCTTGCTGCTGGGCATCCTGCTGGCGCGGACGGCGGCAGGGCTGCTGGCCGGCGTGGGCGGCTGGCAGACCGTGTACTGGATCGCGTCCGGGCTGCTGCTGGTGACTGCGGCATTGCTGTGGCGCGGGCTGCCGCGGCATCCGGGCAATGCGCAATTGTCCTAC
The window above is part of the Xanthomonas campestris pv. badrii genome. Proteins encoded here:
- a CDS encoding MFS transporter translates to MTTDSTLHSPLPRRLVLLMATATGLAVASNYYAQPLLETLAQTFAIQVRSAGAVVTVAQLAYAAGLLLLVPLGDRLERRSLVVGLFVLSALGLLVSASSHSFAMLLVGTIVTGASSVAAQILVPFAATLAAPQERGRVIGTVMSGLLLGILLARTAAGLLAGVGGWQTVYWIASGLLLVTAALLWRGLPRHPGNAQLSYPHLVGSVLTLLRDDAVLRSRSVLGGLIFAGFSMFWTTLAFLLSGPSYGYGTAVIGLFGLIGAVGALAANRSGHWSDHGHGDRVSWGGLVMLLLSWGLLAFAPQSMAMLIVGVLLLDIAVQGVHIANQSVIYQRNPQARNRITSAYITCYFIGGAVGSTLSTAVYAQAGWPGVVVGGALLAVVALGWVALSVSRGTWK
- a CDS encoding LysR family transcriptional regulator; this encodes MLTLRQLEFAVAVAEEGGFTAAARRCNTVQSALSHQVAKIEEALGARLFERGPRQVRPTAAGEVFLHNARQTLRAAERLHEEMAQALGTVRGQLTLGQISSLSTVRVPALLRQFRAAHARVDVHLRTAMSEVLLHDLGEGRLDVALVGVGPQVTVPAQRLLLHEEPLALIVAPGHRFATRKRVALAELEDEPMAGLVAGAGVRGIIDMAFEHAKLHQRRQYEVTHADLMRELVAADLGVGIVPQTMAAAMREVVTVALTERFVFQTYAVWRPDPTPAARAFVALLRAASTA